The following proteins are co-located in the Acinetobacter shaoyimingii genome:
- a CDS encoding MerR family transcriptional regulator, producing the protein MLQMTIGKLAKHCHVNVETIRYYQRIGLMRVPTTNSNYRYYDDQDIETLQFIQKGKDAGLQLNEIQELLHLSLYDREKVRAVIEQRLLKIDERIRELEALKIRLASWVDECKTTNENSCPILQALKQ; encoded by the coding sequence ATGTTACAAATGACGATTGGTAAACTTGCTAAACATTGCCATGTCAATGTTGAAACCATCCGTTATTATCAGCGTATTGGTTTGATGCGAGTGCCAACTACTAATTCGAATTATCGTTATTATGATGATCAGGATATTGAAACCCTACAATTTATTCAAAAAGGCAAAGATGCAGGACTTCAACTCAATGAAATTCAAGAATTATTACATTTGTCTTTATATGACCGAGAAAAAGTTCGTGCAGTGATTGAACAACGATTACTGAAGATTGATGAACGCATTCGAGAACTTGAAGCACTCAAAATTCGCCTTGCTTCTTGGGTGGATGAATGTAAAACAACAAATGAAAACAGTTGCCCGATTTTGCAAGCGCTTAAACAATAA
- the rlmH gene encoding 23S rRNA (pseudouridine(1915)-N(3))-methyltransferase RlmH — MKIRILTIGQKMPAWVLTGFEDYFKRIQPFVQTQIVELPMAKRGKNDSEADILKYRQIEGDSILNAMKQNEVLIALEVGGREFSTEKLAETMKAWMLEGNDVVLAIGGPDGHSEAVRKAAAWHWSLSKLTLPHPMVRVMLIEQLYRAMTINHNHPYHRAG; from the coding sequence ATGAAAATTCGAATTTTGACCATTGGACAAAAAATGCCTGCTTGGGTACTGACTGGATTTGAGGACTATTTCAAACGTATTCAGCCCTTTGTACAGACGCAAATTGTCGAGCTACCAATGGCAAAACGCGGTAAAAATGATTCAGAAGCGGATATTTTGAAATATCGTCAAATTGAAGGTGACAGCATTTTAAATGCCATGAAGCAAAATGAAGTTTTGATCGCTTTGGAAGTGGGTGGACGAGAATTTAGTACTGAAAAACTGGCTGAAACCATGAAAGCGTGGATGCTTGAAGGCAATGATGTAGTCTTGGCCATTGGTGGACCAGATGGACATTCTGAAGCCGTACGTAAAGCCGCAGCTTGGCATTGGTCTTTATCTAAACTAACTTTGCCTCATCCTATGGTACGTGTCATGCTCATTGAGCAACTCTACCGAGCAATGACTATAAATCATAATCATCCTTATCACCGTGCTGGATAA
- the lon gene encoding endopeptidase La produces MTDIIMNEENLELQIPNVLPLLALRDVVVYPHMQIALFVGREKSINAVEVARNSDNLVFVVAQQDSLTEEIDHDNLYQYGTVAKIVQVVNHENDENCIKVLIEGLQRSKLVNIIENDEYLSAEHALSPMTVSVDKDTQETRVQELRALFAQYAEAKLRNARELITAANKIEDLLQLLFFVSTRVPLNIDVKQKFLEHDEFEAHLQELMTYLLQQSEEQQIEQSLHDNVKRQMEKNQREYFLNEKMKVIQRELSDMNGGAEDEIGEIERRLAEADLPEHVRKKAESEFRKLKAMQPASSEAAVVRNYIEAILDTPWNKASKVSINLSKAQEILDADHYGLDEVKQRIVEYLAVQSRVKKLRGPILCLVGPPGVGKTSLGESVAKATGREFVRMALGGVRDEAEIRGHRRTYIGAMPGKIVQSLTKVGVKNPLFLLDEIDKMAQDYRGDPASALLEVLDPSQNSKFNDHYLDLDLDLSEVMFICTANSMNIPEALLDRMEVIRLPGYTEDEKVNIAERYLVPKAIKNNGLRAKELTVHEEAIRDIVQRYTREAGVRSLEREVSKIARKVVKEAVSKKAKNLQVDVTSANLPDYLGPHKFDFGMAEEEAQVGRVNGLAWTSVGGELLTIEVAAVKGKGKFITTGSLGDVMKESITAAMTVVRTRADELGIEASRFEETDVHVHLPEGATPKDGPSAGLALTTALVSAFTGIAIRPDIAMTGETSLGGRAMRIGGLKEKLLAAHRGGIKLVFIPQENVRDLVEIPDNVKEGLEIKAVKSIDEILTLALIEKPKPLPKTPIVKPVEDGKAARH; encoded by the coding sequence ATGACTGATATTATTATGAATGAAGAAAACTTAGAACTTCAGATCCCAAACGTGTTACCACTTTTGGCTTTGCGCGATGTTGTGGTTTATCCGCACATGCAAATTGCGTTATTCGTTGGTCGTGAAAAATCGATTAATGCAGTTGAAGTCGCTCGTAACAGTGACAATTTAGTATTTGTAGTTGCACAACAAGATTCGTTAACAGAAGAAATTGATCACGATAATTTATATCAATACGGTACTGTCGCGAAGATTGTGCAAGTTGTAAATCATGAAAACGATGAAAACTGCATCAAAGTTTTAATCGAAGGTTTACAACGTTCTAAATTGGTCAACATCATTGAAAATGATGAATACTTGTCTGCTGAGCATGCACTTAGCCCAATGACTGTATCTGTTGATAAAGATACTCAAGAGACACGCGTTCAAGAATTACGTGCCCTTTTTGCTCAATATGCAGAAGCGAAATTACGTAATGCACGTGAGTTAATTACTGCGGCAAATAAAATTGAAGACTTACTTCAACTTTTATTCTTTGTCTCAACACGTGTGCCATTGAACATCGATGTAAAACAAAAATTCTTGGAACATGATGAATTTGAAGCACATTTACAAGAATTGATGACCTATTTGTTGCAACAATCTGAAGAGCAACAAATTGAACAGTCTTTACATGACAACGTAAAACGTCAGATGGAAAAGAATCAGCGCGAATACTTCCTCAATGAAAAGATGAAAGTCATTCAACGTGAACTTTCAGACATGAATGGTGGCGCTGAGGATGAAATTGGCGAAATCGAGCGTCGTCTTGCTGAAGCTGATTTGCCTGAACATGTGCGTAAAAAAGCGGAATCTGAATTCCGTAAATTAAAAGCAATGCAACCTGCTTCAAGTGAAGCAGCTGTAGTACGTAACTATATCGAAGCGATTTTAGATACACCTTGGAACAAAGCCAGCAAAGTCAGCATTAACTTGTCTAAAGCACAAGAAATTTTAGATGCCGACCATTATGGTTTAGACGAAGTGAAACAACGTATTGTTGAATACTTAGCAGTTCAATCTCGCGTGAAAAAACTTCGTGGTCCGATTCTGTGCTTAGTTGGTCCTCCAGGGGTGGGTAAAACTTCGCTTGGTGAATCTGTAGCAAAAGCGACTGGACGTGAATTTGTTCGTATGGCACTTGGTGGCGTACGTGATGAAGCAGAAATCCGTGGTCACCGTCGTACGTATATTGGTGCGATGCCAGGTAAAATTGTGCAGTCTTTAACCAAAGTCGGCGTCAAGAACCCATTGTTCTTACTCGACGAAATTGACAAGATGGCGCAAGATTACCGTGGTGATCCAGCTTCTGCATTGCTTGAAGTGCTTGATCCATCGCAAAACAGTAAATTTAACGATCACTATTTAGACCTTGATCTTGATTTGTCTGAAGTGATGTTCATCTGTACTGCGAACAGTATGAATATTCCTGAAGCCTTGCTAGATCGTATGGAAGTGATTCGTCTACCGGGTTATACCGAAGATGAAAAAGTGAATATTGCTGAACGCTACCTTGTTCCTAAAGCAATTAAGAACAATGGTTTACGTGCAAAAGAATTGACCGTTCATGAAGAAGCGATTCGTGACATCGTACAACGTTATACACGTGAAGCGGGTGTTCGTAGCTTAGAACGAGAAGTGTCTAAAATTGCGCGTAAAGTCGTGAAAGAAGCAGTCAGCAAGAAAGCGAAAAACTTACAAGTAGATGTGACTTCTGCGAATCTTCCAGACTACTTAGGCCCACACAAGTTCGACTTCGGTATGGCTGAAGAAGAAGCACAAGTGGGTCGTGTCAATGGTCTAGCTTGGACATCTGTTGGTGGTGAGTTGTTAACCATTGAAGTTGCAGCCGTGAAAGGTAAAGGTAAATTCATTACCACGGGTTCACTCGGTGATGTGATGAAGGAATCCATTACTGCTGCGATGACGGTAGTACGTACACGTGCAGATGAACTCGGTATTGAAGCTTCTCGTTTTGAAGAAACCGATGTACACGTGCATTTACCAGAAGGTGCAACACCAAAAGATGGACCATCTGCTGGTTTGGCACTGACCACTGCCCTTGTGTCTGCATTCACAGGTATTGCGATTCGTCCTGATATTGCTATGACTGGTGAAACCAGCTTAGGTGGCCGTGCAATGCGTATTGGTGGCTTAAAAGAGAAACTTCTTGCTGCGCACCGTGGTGGCATTAAACTGGTGTTTATCCCACAAGAAAACGTACGTGATCTTGTTGAGATTCCAGACAATGTTAAAGAAGGTTTGGAAATTAAAGCGGTGAAGAGTATTGATGAAATCCTTACTTTGGCTTTGATTGAGAAACCAAAACCACTTCCAAAAACGCCGATTGTAAAACCAGTTGAAGATGGCAAAGCTGCACGTCATTAA
- a CDS encoding 5-formyltetrahydrofolate cyclo-ligase, whose amino-acid sequence MIQNPSPLKDSNTHLNDAEFAANGDLKVLRKHLRRARRELNHFQQIQSEKKVLQQLRYLPAFHTAEKIGLYLHSFGEIRTHLIIQLCFKLSKKVYLPMICNMDQRLVWVKVSQHQYVNRKFSHHPLGMKEPMQSRGVHVSHLDLLIMPLLACDVFGTRIGMGGGYYDRTLASAPHGPLRIGLAHDFQFVPMTLYKQKWDQALDYLLTPKHLIQFKRH is encoded by the coding sequence ATGATTCAAAACCCTTCACCACTCAAAGATTCCAACACCCATCTAAATGATGCAGAATTTGCTGCAAATGGCGATTTAAAAGTGTTGCGTAAACATCTGCGTCGAGCACGTCGTGAACTCAATCATTTTCAACAGATTCAGTCAGAAAAAAAAGTGCTACAACAATTACGATATTTACCTGCATTTCACACTGCCGAAAAAATTGGACTTTATTTACATTCCTTTGGTGAAATCCGTACCCATTTAATCATTCAACTTTGTTTTAAATTGAGTAAAAAGGTTTACCTGCCCATGATTTGTAATATGGATCAGCGTCTGGTTTGGGTCAAGGTATCACAACATCAGTATGTTAATCGTAAGTTTTCACATCATCCTCTGGGTATGAAAGAACCGATGCAAAGTCGTGGCGTACACGTATCTCATTTGGATTTGCTGATCATGCCTTTACTTGCTTGTGATGTTTTTGGTACACGTATTGGTATGGGTGGAGGTTATTACGATCGAACTTTAGCATCTGCCCCGCATGGACCATTACGCATAGGATTGGCACATGACTTTCAATTTGTACCTATGACTTTATATAAACAAAAATGGGATCAGGCTTTAGATTATTTATTAACCCCTAAGCACTTGATTCAATTCAAACGACATTAA
- a CDS encoding dioxygenase family protein, with protein MNLQTLPGLFISHGSPMLAINPEQVGPALDRLSLNLPKPKAIIIMSAHWESNALEVSTAIRPTTWHDFRGFPEELYEIRYPAAGDPEFAEEILKRFADAHLPAHANSTRPRDHGVWMPLLHMYPEADIPVIEISLPMNMPADEIYRIGQVLAPLREQQVLLIGSGSITHNLRELSWHGESDEVPEWASTFRNYVVSKLTHSDYDAVLDWPTIPYVNRNHPTLEHFAPLFFAMGTGTRFSVVHSSFSMGALGMDIYRFD; from the coding sequence ATGAACTTACAAACGCTTCCCGGTTTATTTATTTCACATGGCTCTCCCATGTTGGCGATTAACCCTGAACAAGTAGGTCCAGCGCTTGATCGTTTGAGTTTAAATCTACCTAAACCCAAAGCCATCATTATTATGTCAGCGCATTGGGAAAGTAATGCTCTGGAAGTCAGTACTGCCATTCGTCCTACTACATGGCATGATTTTAGAGGCTTTCCTGAAGAACTCTATGAAATTCGCTATCCTGCTGCTGGCGACCCTGAGTTTGCTGAAGAGATTTTAAAACGTTTCGCTGATGCACACTTGCCTGCTCATGCAAATAGCACACGACCACGCGATCATGGCGTGTGGATGCCCCTATTGCATATGTATCCAGAAGCGGATATTCCAGTCATTGAAATTTCATTGCCTATGAATATGCCTGCAGATGAAATCTATCGAATTGGTCAGGTGCTTGCCCCCTTACGTGAGCAGCAAGTTTTGCTTATTGGTTCAGGTAGTATCACGCATAATTTACGTGAACTTTCATGGCATGGTGAATCTGATGAAGTTCCTGAATGGGCGTCTACTTTCCGTAACTATGTGGTGAGTAAACTGACGCATAGTGATTATGATGCAGTTTTAGATTGGCCAACGATTCCTTATGTCAATCGAAACCACCCGACACTCGAACATTTTGCTCCCTTATTTTTTGCCATGGGGACAGGTACTCGTTTTAGTGTAGTACATAGCAGCTTTAGCATGGGTGCTTTAGGTATGGATATCTATCGTTTTGATTAG
- a CDS encoding M20/M25/M40 family metallo-hydrolase has product MRTKIFQLLIFSLAFIACQFSTAASQNSKVQLADRSNLSFYLSQIVRPKHYRNYQNIDELNRVSFWLKGQMEKFGIPCEFQNYLVNDAQYRNVICKLNVGAANTLIVGAHYDVHDETDGADDNASGVAGVIETAQILAKERNQLNHNVEFVFYTLEEPPFFRTDNMGSAVHVKSILNRKDQIKGVYILEMIGYFDRRNIQEYPVGLKWFYPDHGNFIGAVSNMSSSFLGTSYCDAMKKINRLDCQRLVAPSFITGVDFSDHLNYWNHGIPATMITDTAFFRNKNYHTHGDTIDTLNIDKMKDVVDGVVLSILSMQK; this is encoded by the coding sequence ATGCGAACAAAAATATTTCAACTGCTGATCTTCAGTTTAGCTTTTATAGCATGTCAATTTTCAACGGCTGCTTCACAAAATTCAAAAGTACAACTGGCAGATCGGAGTAATTTATCCTTTTATTTGAGCCAAATCGTGCGTCCTAAACATTATCGAAATTATCAGAACATTGATGAACTCAATCGTGTGTCTTTTTGGTTAAAAGGGCAAATGGAAAAATTTGGTATACCTTGTGAGTTTCAAAATTATTTGGTGAATGATGCCCAATATCGAAATGTCATTTGTAAACTGAATGTGGGCGCTGCAAATACACTGATTGTAGGTGCGCATTATGACGTTCATGATGAAACAGATGGCGCAGATGACAATGCATCAGGTGTTGCAGGAGTCATAGAAACAGCACAAATTTTGGCGAAGGAGCGTAATCAACTCAATCATAACGTTGAATTCGTCTTCTATACTTTAGAAGAACCGCCATTCTTTAGAACAGATAATATGGGCAGTGCTGTACATGTCAAATCTATTTTGAACCGTAAAGACCAAATCAAAGGTGTTTATATTTTGGAGATGATTGGGTACTTTGACCGCCGAAATATTCAAGAATATCCTGTTGGATTAAAATGGTTTTATCCAGATCATGGTAACTTTATTGGTGCGGTAAGTAATATGAGTTCAAGTTTTTTAGGAACTTCATATTGTGATGCCATGAAAAAGATTAATCGTTTGGACTGTCAACGTTTGGTTGCACCTTCTTTTATCACGGGCGTCGATTTTTCAGACCACTTAAATTATTGGAATCATGGTATTCCAGCCACCATGATTACAGATACCGCCTTTTTTAGAAATAAAAACTATCACACTCATGGCGATACGATCGATACGCTGAATATTGATAAGATGAAAGATGTGGTCGATGGTGTGGTTTTAAGCATTTTGAGTATGCAAAAGTAA
- a CDS encoding META and DUF4377 domain-containing protein yields the protein MKIRYLALAFCPLIFSACQSNDVQKLGDAAVSVLQQSNVNKTLTAYQWSTNTDGAPKPLVLNFDDQGRLSVATSCNTVGSSWKVVGNEIVTGNAMSTMMACGEAAMKQESIASSLFSNRKAAFTLDSKDTQNPTLTITAANGQKYTFTGKMTPETRYQTQAETIFLEVSPETKECTGVAKQTCLQVREIKYSESGVKSQVDKDWTLFYDQIEGFQHQSDERQVIRVKRYELKNPAADQSKYAYVHDMTIEREAIK from the coding sequence ATGAAAATCAGATATTTAGCTCTCGCATTCTGTCCACTTATTTTCTCTGCATGTCAATCGAATGATGTTCAAAAATTGGGGGATGCCGCTGTGTCTGTACTGCAACAATCCAATGTAAATAAAACCCTAACAGCCTATCAGTGGAGCACCAATACTGATGGTGCGCCGAAACCGTTGGTGTTAAATTTTGATGATCAAGGTCGTTTAAGTGTTGCTACCAGTTGTAATACTGTGGGTAGCAGTTGGAAAGTTGTAGGCAATGAAATTGTCACAGGCAATGCTATGTCAACCATGATGGCATGTGGCGAAGCTGCGATGAAACAAGAAAGCATTGCTTCTAGCTTATTCTCAAATCGAAAAGCTGCATTTACGCTTGATAGTAAAGATACGCAAAATCCAACTTTGACCATCACTGCTGCAAATGGTCAAAAATATACGTTCACTGGTAAAATGACACCTGAAACACGCTATCAAACACAAGCAGAAACAATTTTCTTAGAAGTTTCTCCTGAAACCAAAGAATGTACGGGCGTGGCGAAACAAACCTGTCTACAAGTGCGTGAAATTAAATATTCAGAAAGTGGTGTAAAATCACAAGTCGACAAAGACTGGACTCTTTTTTATGACCAAATTGAAGGTTTTCAGCATCAGTCAGATGAACGCCAAGTGATTCGCGTAAAACGTTATGAATTAAAAAATCCAGCTGCAGATCAGTCTAAGTACGCATATGTTCATGATATGACCATTGAACGTGAAGCGATTAAATAA
- a CDS encoding heavy metal translocating P-type ATPase, which produces MSTENHVSCCSGKKTPLEIINIDPVCGMTVSEDSAHFYDLDQKRYLFCCSGCQQKFQQHPEVYLSNIKANVESTDSCCDGKNEQKHPNAHVHGEAVAHDASGSKDSNVVTLTKKSSFGSNQTEKPDELEKAFHAIDPVCGMTVSDPNKPHFAYADQSYYFCGQSCLNKFAQDPEHYLGASQASQVHHHHIDANQTASACCGGHTETASSADTEIDPVCGMSVDTATDLKTDYQGKTYYFCNPSCLSKFEQDPESYMIPFAERKQPEGMDDVLFTCPMDPEIVQKGPGTCPICGMALEPMQPSLDDGPNPELVDFSRRFWTTLPLTLLVFVLAMGSHLHTFISPHIQPWIELVLSLPVVLWAGKPFLERCWFSYKTRNLNMWSLIGVGILAAFVYSVIATVFPSLIPDAAKTGHGVAVYFEAACMIVSLSLLGQIMELKARAKTADSLKALLKLQPNTAKRVEQDQIVEVEISQIHQGDILQISSGEHIPLDGVVVDGQTYVDESMMTGEPLPVKKQLDDIVIGGTINQQGSIRIQTTAVGQNTTLAKMIRVVADAQRSKAPLQKMADVVAKYFVMIVLSISVLTFITWMIFGHAQFDLALMCAVAVLIIACPCALGLATPMSVMATTGRAAQKGVLFKNAEAIESLNAVNTIIVDKTGTLTEGQPSVQNIHVVEPDIDQDQIETWIASLEQYSSHPIAQTLAKIVPSEDYVEVTDFHEFSGFGVGGQIDGFSMFVGSQKLIEQLGIDIEPELEALLDHERESGQVISFLATEQQILAIITVQDAIKAHAKQVIQQLLNSGVDVVMATGDHEKNARHVADKLGIQHVYGNCTPEEKLEIVKKYQAEGKVVAMAGDGINDAPALAQANVGIAMGTGTDIAKQTAQITLVKGDIRGICDAIQMAQQGVKNMKQNLAFSFLYNGLGVPVAAGIFYPFTGWLLTPMIAAIAMSLSSLSVVLNALRLNKS; this is translated from the coding sequence ATGTCAACTGAAAATCACGTATCGTGCTGTTCTGGAAAAAAAACACCATTAGAAATAATCAATATCGATCCAGTATGTGGTATGACGGTGTCTGAAGATTCAGCACATTTTTATGATTTAGATCAGAAAAGATATTTATTTTGCTGTAGTGGCTGTCAACAAAAATTTCAACAACATCCCGAAGTTTATCTTTCAAATATAAAAGCTAATGTTGAATCAACTGATTCATGTTGTGACGGAAAAAATGAGCAAAAGCATCCGAATGCACATGTTCATGGTGAGGCTGTTGCGCATGATGCATCAGGCAGTAAAGATTCAAATGTAGTCACTTTAACGAAAAAAAGTAGCTTTGGTTCAAATCAAACTGAAAAGCCAGATGAACTCGAAAAAGCGTTTCATGCCATTGATCCTGTCTGCGGCATGACTGTAAGTGATCCAAATAAACCACATTTTGCATATGCAGATCAGAGCTATTATTTTTGTGGTCAAAGTTGTCTAAATAAATTCGCTCAAGATCCAGAACATTATCTCGGTGCATCACAAGCTTCGCAGGTTCATCACCATCATATAGATGCAAATCAGACAGCATCTGCATGTTGTGGTGGACATACTGAGACAGCATCATCAGCGGATACAGAAATTGATCCTGTATGTGGTATGTCTGTCGATACTGCTACGGATTTAAAAACAGACTATCAAGGTAAAACCTATTATTTTTGCAATCCTTCATGTTTAAGCAAATTTGAACAAGATCCTGAAAGTTATATGATTCCTTTTGCTGAACGAAAACAGCCTGAGGGTATGGATGATGTTTTGTTTACTTGTCCAATGGATCCTGAAATTGTGCAAAAAGGACCGGGAACTTGTCCAATTTGTGGTATGGCCTTAGAGCCGATGCAACCCAGCTTAGATGATGGTCCGAATCCTGAATTGGTGGATTTTAGTCGCCGTTTCTGGACAACATTACCTCTGACACTTTTAGTGTTTGTCTTGGCGATGGGGTCACATCTACATACCTTTATTTCACCTCATATACAGCCGTGGATTGAATTGGTGTTGTCTCTGCCTGTAGTGCTTTGGGCAGGTAAACCCTTTTTAGAACGTTGCTGGTTCTCTTATAAAACTCGCAATTTAAATATGTGGAGTTTAATTGGCGTCGGGATTTTGGCGGCATTTGTTTATAGTGTGATTGCGACCGTTTTTCCAAGTTTAATTCCAGATGCTGCCAAAACGGGGCATGGCGTTGCGGTCTATTTTGAAGCGGCGTGTATGATTGTCTCTTTGAGTTTGCTTGGACAAATCATGGAGCTGAAAGCTCGTGCCAAAACAGCGGATTCATTAAAAGCTTTGCTCAAACTACAACCCAATACTGCAAAACGTGTAGAGCAGGATCAGATTGTCGAAGTTGAGATCAGCCAAATTCATCAAGGTGATATTTTACAAATTTCATCAGGTGAACACATTCCGCTTGATGGTGTGGTGGTTGATGGTCAAACCTATGTCGATGAATCGATGATGACGGGTGAGCCATTGCCAGTGAAAAAGCAATTGGATGATATCGTCATTGGTGGAACGATCAATCAGCAGGGCAGTATTCGCATACAAACCACTGCCGTGGGTCAAAACACGACATTGGCAAAAATGATTCGTGTGGTTGCTGACGCACAACGTTCTAAAGCGCCACTGCAAAAAATGGCCGATGTTGTGGCTAAATACTTTGTGATGATTGTCCTGAGCATTAGTGTGCTGACATTTATTACATGGATGATCTTTGGACATGCCCAATTTGATTTGGCACTGATGTGCGCCGTTGCGGTTCTGATTATTGCATGTCCTTGTGCTTTAGGTTTAGCAACGCCAATGTCGGTGATGGCGACCACTGGACGGGCAGCACAAAAAGGAGTGCTGTTTAAAAATGCAGAAGCCATTGAGTCATTGAATGCTGTTAACACCATCATTGTAGATAAAACAGGAACACTGACTGAAGGGCAGCCGAGTGTACAAAACATTCACGTGGTAGAACCTGATATTGATCAAGACCAAATTGAAACGTGGATAGCGTCTTTAGAACAATATTCTTCACATCCGATTGCACAGACTTTAGCGAAAATTGTTCCGTCAGAAGATTATGTTGAAGTGACCGATTTTCATGAATTTTCAGGTTTTGGTGTTGGTGGGCAAATTGATGGTTTTAGTATGTTTGTTGGCAGTCAAAAACTCATTGAACAACTGGGCATAGACATAGAGCCAGAGCTTGAAGCTTTGCTTGATCATGAGCGTGAATCTGGTCAGGTCATTTCCTTCTTAGCCACAGAACAGCAAATTTTAGCAATTATCACTGTCCAAGATGCGATTAAAGCGCATGCGAAACAGGTCATTCAACAACTGTTAAATAGTGGTGTTGATGTGGTTATGGCAACAGGTGATCATGAAAAAAATGCACGTCATGTTGCAGATAAACTTGGTATTCAACATGTCTATGGTAACTGCACACCTGAAGAAAAATTAGAGATTGTGAAGAAGTACCAAGCCGAAGGGAAAGTCGTGGCTATGGCTGGGGATGGGATAAATGATGCACCTGCTTTGGCTCAAGCCAATGTCGGTATTGCAATGGGTACAGGAACAGATATTGCGAAGCAAACAGCCCAAATTACCTTGGTGAAAGGTGATATACGTGGGATTTGTGACGCCATTCAAATGGCGCAGCAAGGTGTGAAAAACATGAAACAAAATTTAGCGTTTTCTTTCTTGTATAACGGCTTGGGTGTCCCTGTTGCAGCAGGCATATTCTATCCATTCACAGGGTGGTTACTGACCCCGATGATTGCTGCTATTGCAATGTCGCTTAGTTCATTGTCAGTAGTTTTAAATGCCTTACGACTGAATAAGTCTTAA